Proteins co-encoded in one Candidatus Kapaibacterium sp. genomic window:
- the metG gene encoding methionine--tRNA ligase, whose product MERVLITAALPYANGYIHLGHCAGAYLPADLYARYSRLRGREVLFICGSDEHGAPITIAAEQQNVSPQQLVDHYHRENALAFERLGMSFDYYGRTTDPLHVEFAQQFFLALLRKGYLEPREEEQFYDPEAGLFLPDRYVEGTCPYCGYEAARGDQCDQCGAYYNQLELRNPRSRITGKPPVVRRTRHWYFLLSRFQNALEEYIERHQHDWKENVLQQTRSWLRRGLSDRPITRDLEWGVPVPLPEAQGKVLYVWFEALLGYISITHRWAQERGQPELWRLWWTDLGTRYVAFIGKDNIVFHTLMFPAMLMAHGGYILPDNVPANEFLNLEGAKFSKSRNWSVDVRDFLRDFPEEHSVDALRYALAMNLPETRDSEFTWSDFASRTNNELVAAFGNFVHRTLQFVHRYWGGQVPELVSDEKEELLAEWRSLADAAWRGQLLEFSDRWRREERFLLQELCGRVVQAAQHYDYFRFRDAVAEAMGLARAANKFFNDMAPWRTIVEEPATCARTLFFCIQLVRSLAILFAPVVPFAARRLWHLLQLPARIGDVSESESRADLWLSAVYPEVPQGHLLAEPRLLFAKFPEQRIALQRQKLGSPPSSGQEMPLQTQDSYATLETLQRLGLRIGKVVAAERIAGTDRLLLLRVDIGGEERRIVAGIAQQYSPEQLLGRAIVVATNLKPAVIRGIESQGILLAATASDGTPVLLVPERDVPSGAEVR is encoded by the coding sequence ATGGAGCGCGTCCTCATCACGGCAGCCTTGCCGTACGCTAACGGCTACATCCACTTAGGTCACTGTGCTGGAGCCTATCTCCCCGCGGACCTCTATGCCCGATATTCCCGCCTCCGAGGCCGTGAGGTCCTCTTCATCTGCGGCTCAGATGAACATGGGGCACCTATCACGATTGCTGCAGAACAGCAGAACGTCTCGCCGCAGCAGCTCGTGGACCACTACCACCGAGAGAATGCCCTCGCTTTTGAGCGGCTGGGGATGAGCTTTGACTACTATGGGCGTACGACGGATCCCTTGCACGTGGAGTTCGCTCAGCAGTTCTTCCTTGCCCTGTTGCGAAAGGGGTACCTGGAACCCCGCGAAGAGGAGCAGTTCTACGATCCCGAGGCCGGCCTCTTCCTGCCGGACCGATACGTGGAAGGGACGTGCCCATACTGCGGCTACGAAGCTGCTCGGGGTGACCAGTGCGACCAGTGTGGGGCCTACTACAACCAGCTGGAACTCCGTAATCCACGGAGTCGGATCACGGGCAAACCTCCTGTCGTGCGCCGAACCCGGCACTGGTACTTCTTACTGAGCCGCTTCCAGAATGCCCTGGAAGAGTACATAGAGCGGCACCAGCACGATTGGAAAGAGAACGTCCTCCAGCAGACCCGAAGCTGGCTCCGTCGTGGTCTGTCTGACCGACCGATCACACGGGACCTGGAGTGGGGGGTCCCGGTCCCGCTACCGGAAGCACAAGGCAAGGTGCTGTACGTGTGGTTTGAGGCCCTCCTGGGCTACATCTCCATAACTCACCGGTGGGCTCAGGAACGGGGCCAGCCCGAGTTATGGCGCCTTTGGTGGACAGACCTCGGAACGCGCTATGTGGCCTTCATCGGCAAAGACAACATCGTCTTCCACACCCTCATGTTTCCCGCCATGCTCATGGCGCATGGCGGCTACATCCTTCCGGATAACGTGCCGGCAAACGAGTTCCTGAACTTGGAAGGGGCAAAGTTCTCGAAGTCGCGCAACTGGAGTGTAGACGTTCGGGATTTCCTCAGGGACTTCCCCGAGGAGCACTCCGTAGATGCGCTCCGGTATGCCTTGGCAATGAACCTCCCGGAGACGCGGGATTCGGAGTTCACTTGGAGCGACTTCGCTTCCCGGACGAACAACGAGCTTGTGGCTGCATTCGGCAACTTTGTCCATCGAACCCTTCAGTTCGTTCATCGGTATTGGGGAGGACAGGTTCCAGAACTGGTGTCGGATGAAAAGGAGGAGCTCCTGGCAGAGTGGCGCTCCTTAGCTGACGCAGCGTGGCGAGGACAGCTGCTGGAATTCAGTGACCGATGGCGTAGAGAGGAACGCTTCCTGCTCCAGGAGCTCTGCGGTAGGGTAGTACAGGCAGCTCAGCACTATGACTACTTTCGCTTCCGGGATGCTGTGGCTGAAGCCATGGGGCTAGCGCGAGCAGCAAACAAATTTTTCAACGATATGGCTCCATGGCGGACGATTGTGGAAGAACCAGCCACATGTGCCCGAACGCTTTTCTTCTGTATCCAGCTCGTGCGGAGCCTGGCGATTCTCTTCGCCCCTGTAGTTCCTTTCGCCGCTCGGCGCTTATGGCATTTACTACAGTTGCCCGCTCGTATCGGTGACGTGTCGGAATCGGAAAGCAGGGCTGATCTCTGGTTGAGTGCGGTCTATCCAGAAGTCCCCCAAGGGCACCTCTTAGCGGAGCCTCGGCTCCTGTTTGCCAAGTTCCCCGAGCAGCGGATTGCCCTTCAACGACAGAAGCTGGGTAGCCCACCAAGTTCGGGTCAGGAGATGCCGCTACAGACACAGGATTCTTACGCAACCTTGGAGACACTCCAACGGTTGGGACTCCGCATCGGGAAAGTTGTCGCTGCGGAGAGGATCGCGGGTACAGACCGGCTCCTGCTCCTGCGGGTAGACATCGGTGGAGAGGAGCGCCGTATCGTCGCGGGCATTGCCCAGCAGTACAGCCCAGAGCAGCTCCTCGGACGGGCCATCGTAGTGGCGACGAATCTCAAGCCAGCCGTCATTCGCGGGATAGAGTCACAGGGCATACTGTTGGCTGCTACAGCGTCCGACGGGACCCCAGTGTTGCTTGTTCCTGAACGGGATGTACCTAGCGGGGCGGAAGTGCGATGA
- the rsmI gene encoding 16S rRNA (cytidine(1402)-2'-O)-methyltransferase yields MGAESGAVGTLYVVGTPIGDIDDITLRALRVLKSCSVVFCEEFKVGARLLRAHRIDRPLETLNEHNEPEATERVLSYLRAGKDVALISDAGMPAIADPGLFLIRRVLQEGLPLVVVPGPSSITTALVRSGFSTDQFLFGGMLSRKPEERRRQLQALAEEPRTVVLLETPYRLRQLLADAAAIMPNRHAYVGCNLTMPYETHHYGTFAELFERFRTLRFRGEFVLCFEGCSVLKEPRHRL; encoded by the coding sequence ATGGGTGCTGAATCCGGCGCCGTAGGTACCCTCTACGTCGTGGGCACACCTATTGGGGACATAGACGACATTACCCTGAGGGCGCTTCGAGTGCTGAAGAGCTGCTCTGTGGTCTTCTGCGAGGAGTTCAAAGTGGGGGCCCGCTTACTGCGGGCACATCGAATAGACAGGCCTCTGGAGACCCTCAATGAGCACAATGAGCCAGAGGCAACAGAGCGAGTCCTCTCGTACCTACGGGCTGGCAAGGATGTTGCGTTGATTTCAGACGCTGGGATGCCAGCAATTGCTGACCCTGGGCTGTTTCTCATTCGGAGGGTGCTCCAGGAAGGACTGCCGTTGGTCGTTGTCCCAGGCCCTTCGAGCATTACCACAGCGCTGGTACGGAGCGGCTTCTCCACGGACCAATTCCTCTTCGGTGGGATGCTGAGCCGTAAACCAGAAGAGCGACGCCGCCAGCTACAGGCCTTAGCGGAAGAGCCTCGGACAGTCGTTCTCCTAGAGACTCCCTACCGCCTTCGGCAACTGCTGGCTGATGCTGCTGCCATCATGCCCAATCGTCATGCTTACGTCGGCTGCAATCTGACGATGCCCTACGAGACCCACCACTACGGCACTTTCGCCGAACTCTTCGAACGCTTTCGCACGCTCCGCTTCCGAGGAGAGTTCGTGCTCTGCTTTGAAGGGTGCTCTGTGCTAAAGGAGCCGAGACACCGACTGTAG
- a CDS encoding endonuclease, translating to MWMWWLLLLAVLVPSQSWGFWCGIGLSLEVVDFGTVPIGQLREERLWIEHTGREPVEVLSVQLLQPPWASFGVEFSAPQTLAPGSRTPVRVFVRPLHNIHQEALVLFRLRCSAAEWTQTCHLRAFGVDSDTVYASTNGLWGEPLRQRLREMLQSQLVLPYDSARRAIFFTIDNRSGTVECVYTGRTIRVPPLPQPTVFNVEHTWPRSRGADTLPPVSDLHHLFPTLAEANERRSNLPFGIVRRVLWQLGGSRYGFDSAGAEVFEPRDAHKGDAARALFAIAVRYGNMTGMLTAAYEALLRQWHNQDTVDAWERERTRRIAAIQGRANPFVERPQLVGRLYRIGGGADFPPVPQPVLSDTLVEYRQEALQWSYRVAILNRGWAPAQLRAVDFLGIPEGVVIEQVVVDSIVEPLRVGWLQFSLRAERRTVGEFRVRLRFAAGVRPLELRVLWSEPSSVPMSPAATVLVGDELLLRCTLQQVGTASGRLLLYTLQGRAVDLSSFLTTLPDGVLQARLPRSVVPRGVALVCFVVGQHRECRWVLNPAP from the coding sequence ATGTGGATGTGGTGGCTACTGTTATTGGCAGTGCTCGTCCCAAGCCAGAGCTGGGGGTTCTGGTGTGGGATTGGGCTGAGCCTGGAAGTGGTGGACTTCGGTACTGTGCCGATAGGGCAGTTGCGGGAAGAACGGCTCTGGATCGAGCATACAGGGCGTGAGCCCGTTGAGGTGCTGTCGGTGCAGCTCCTGCAGCCACCGTGGGCTTCCTTCGGTGTGGAGTTCTCGGCCCCGCAGACATTAGCTCCAGGCAGTCGTACCCCTGTGCGGGTCTTCGTACGGCCTCTCCACAATATCCACCAAGAGGCACTCGTGCTCTTCCGCCTGCGCTGCTCTGCTGCGGAATGGACGCAGACGTGCCATCTGCGCGCTTTTGGAGTGGATTCCGATACGGTCTACGCCTCTACCAACGGATTGTGGGGCGAACCACTTCGACAGCGACTTCGGGAGATGCTCCAATCTCAGCTCGTTCTGCCATACGATAGTGCCCGGCGGGCTATCTTCTTTACTATTGACAACCGCAGTGGGACAGTGGAGTGTGTGTATACAGGGCGAACCATTCGCGTCCCACCGCTTCCGCAGCCTACGGTGTTCAACGTAGAGCATACCTGGCCGCGGAGTCGTGGGGCGGATACCCTCCCGCCTGTGAGCGATCTCCATCACCTCTTCCCAACATTAGCTGAGGCAAACGAGCGGCGCAGCAACCTACCCTTTGGGATTGTCCGAAGGGTCCTCTGGCAGCTTGGGGGTTCCCGATATGGGTTTGATTCCGCAGGAGCTGAGGTCTTTGAGCCGCGGGATGCTCATAAGGGTGATGCCGCGCGGGCATTGTTTGCAATTGCCGTCCGCTATGGCAACATGACCGGCATGCTGACTGCGGCTTATGAAGCACTCCTGCGCCAGTGGCATAATCAGGACACGGTGGATGCATGGGAGCGGGAGCGTACACGGCGCATTGCTGCTATCCAAGGGCGGGCCAATCCGTTCGTGGAGCGTCCTCAGCTTGTCGGACGGCTCTACCGAATCGGCGGAGGAGCGGATTTTCCACCTGTTCCCCAGCCAGTTCTCTCGGACACGCTCGTAGAGTATCGACAAGAGGCTCTGCAATGGAGTTACCGAGTGGCCATCCTCAACCGTGGCTGGGCACCAGCACAGCTTCGGGCTGTTGACTTCCTGGGAATCCCTGAGGGGGTCGTGATAGAGCAGGTTGTGGTTGATAGCATTGTGGAGCCTCTCCGCGTTGGATGGCTACAGTTCTCGCTGAGAGCCGAACGCCGGACTGTAGGTGAGTTCCGAGTGCGGCTCCGGTTCGCTGCGGGGGTCCGTCCGCTGGAACTACGCGTTCTCTGGAGTGAGCCGAGTAGCGTACCAATGTCTCCTGCTGCGACTGTGCTGGTGGGCGACGAGCTGTTGCTGCGATGTACACTACAGCAGGTAGGAACAGCATCGGGACGGTTACTCCTCTACACGCTGCAAGGGCGAGCCGTAGATCTCTCCAGCTTTCTCACTACGCTTCCTGACGGGGTACTGCAGGCTCGGCTGCCCCGCAGCGTTGTGCCTCGGGGGGTTGCACTCGTGTGCTTTGTGGTGGGTCAGCATCGGGAGTGCAGATGGGTGCTGAATCCGGCGCCGTAG
- a CDS encoding CoA pyrophosphatase yields the protein MAGWIEFLQRRLSEPLPGQAAHRVVMPIVEGQERLLIPPKDSRLAAVLVAFLAAASEPTCVLTLRSHQLSRHQGEWSFPGGMVHPAESPTDAALREAAEELGIPPEQVAVLGTATPVYVPASHAAVVPVVAVLQGHPNFRPNGEVAEVFLLSLEFLRQLPLRRAEWVRNHRIIHAPYWEIRPPVPLWGATAMIANELLWLYTEFRQSCARL from the coding sequence ATGGCAGGATGGATAGAGTTCCTCCAACGCCGGCTCTCGGAGCCCTTACCTGGACAAGCCGCCCACCGAGTCGTCATGCCCATTGTAGAAGGCCAGGAGCGCCTGCTCATCCCCCCAAAGGACAGTAGACTGGCTGCTGTTCTTGTGGCTTTTTTGGCAGCAGCTTCTGAACCTACGTGTGTGCTGACGTTACGAAGCCACCAACTGTCACGCCACCAAGGTGAGTGGAGCTTCCCTGGTGGGATGGTGCATCCGGCGGAGTCTCCAACGGATGCCGCGCTACGGGAGGCCGCCGAGGAACTAGGCATCCCACCAGAGCAGGTCGCTGTCCTAGGAACGGCAACCCCTGTCTATGTCCCTGCCTCCCATGCTGCTGTCGTGCCCGTTGTCGCTGTCCTCCAAGGTCACCCGAATTTCCGCCCTAACGGGGAAGTCGCCGAAGTCTTCCTGCTGTCTTTAGAGTTCCTCCGCCAGCTCCCGCTCCGCCGCGCGGAATGGGTTCGGAACCACCGCATCATCCATGCCCCGTATTGGGAGATCCGCCCTCCGGTCCCCCTGTGGGGAGCCACCGCTATGATCGCCAATGAGCTCCTTTGGCTCTACACTGAGTTCCGCCAAAGCTGTGCTCGTCTGTAG